In Bacillus cereus ATCC 14579, a single window of DNA contains:
- a CDS encoding zinc-dependent alcohol dehydrogenase — translation MKAVTYQGPNQVQVKQVDDAKLEKKDDIIVKITSTAICGSDLHLYQGNMPLPQGYIIGHEPMGIVEEVGPDVTKVKKGDRVVIPFNVSCGHCFYCQHEMESQCDNSNPHYDSGGYFGYTEKFGNHPGGQAEYLKVPFGNFTPFVIPESCELEDESLLFLSDVLPTAYWSVINAGVRPGDTVIVLGCGPVGLMTQKFAWMQGAKRVIAVDYLDYRMNYAKKINNVEVFEFTKFPDMGEHLKEITHGGADVVIDCVGMDGKKSPLEFLEQKLKLQGGTLGPIQIATKAVRKYGTVQMTGVYGGNYNAFPLGAFWVRNINLKMGQAPVIHFMPELFEKITNKEFDPKEIITHKIPLEEASYGYQIFNNREDDCIKVILKP, via the coding sequence ATGAAAGCTGTAACCTATCAAGGACCAAACCAAGTACAGGTTAAACAAGTGGATGATGCAAAATTAGAGAAAAAAGATGATATTATTGTAAAAATTACTTCAACCGCTATTTGCGGTTCTGATTTACATCTATATCAAGGCAACATGCCCTTACCTCAAGGATACATTATCGGCCATGAACCAATGGGAATCGTTGAAGAAGTCGGGCCAGATGTCACTAAAGTGAAAAAAGGCGATCGTGTTGTCATCCCCTTCAACGTTTCTTGTGGACATTGTTTCTATTGCCAACATGAAATGGAAAGTCAATGTGATAACTCAAACCCTCATTACGATTCTGGTGGATACTTTGGTTATACAGAGAAATTTGGTAATCATCCAGGCGGACAAGCAGAATATTTAAAAGTTCCATTTGGTAATTTTACTCCATTTGTTATACCGGAATCATGCGAACTTGAAGATGAATCCCTACTATTTCTATCAGATGTTTTACCAACAGCCTATTGGAGTGTAATAAACGCAGGCGTTAGGCCAGGTGATACTGTTATCGTCCTTGGTTGTGGACCTGTTGGATTAATGACACAAAAATTCGCTTGGATGCAAGGTGCTAAACGTGTAATTGCAGTGGATTACTTAGATTATCGGATGAATTATGCAAAAAAGATTAACAATGTTGAGGTATTTGAGTTTACAAAATTCCCCGATATGGGAGAACATTTAAAGGAAATTACACATGGCGGTGCTGATGTAGTTATTGATTGTGTGGGGATGGATGGAAAAAAATCGCCTCTAGAATTTCTGGAACAAAAATTAAAATTACAAGGTGGAACTCTCGGTCCTATTCAAATCGCTACGAAAGCCGTAAGAAAATATGGAACGGTTCAAATGACCGGCGTTTATGGTGGCAATTATAACGCCTTTCCACTCGGTGCATTTTGGGTTAGAAATATTAATCTTAAAATGGGACAAGCACCTGTCATTCATTTTATGCCGGAACTATTTGAAAAAATAACAAATAAAGAATTTGATCCAAAAGAGATTATTACACACAAAATTCCCCTTGAAGAAGCGAGTTATGGTTATCAGATTTTTAATAATCGTGAAGACGACTGTATAAAAGTCATTCTGAAGCCTTAA
- a CDS encoding DUF3231 family protein codes for MGILSGNPQNEPLHYGEVFDIWSYLLAAQGAIASHQVFMNHTGDEDLKKFLEGLIENDMNSEIEELKALLKINGVALPPAPPERPVASIEDIPPGARINDVEIAAAVSTGLAAGLVTCSQVMGKCLREDVGMLFGQFHMKKAQAGVTLLRLSKKKGWVVPPPLHVRNSDQA; via the coding sequence ATGGGTATATTAAGTGGAAATCCTCAAAATGAACCTTTACATTACGGAGAAGTATTTGACATTTGGAGTTATCTTCTTGCTGCACAGGGTGCAATTGCAAGCCATCAAGTGTTTATGAATCACACAGGTGATGAAGATTTGAAGAAGTTTTTAGAAGGCTTAATTGAAAATGATATGAATTCGGAAATAGAAGAATTAAAAGCTCTTTTAAAGATTAATGGGGTCGCTTTACCGCCTGCTCCTCCAGAACGACCAGTTGCATCTATCGAAGACATTCCTCCTGGAGCACGTATTAATGATGTTGAAATTGCTGCAGCTGTTTCTACAGGATTAGCAGCTGGACTTGTGACATGTAGTCAAGTAATGGGAAAATGCCTTCGAGAAGATGTAGGTATGCTATTCGGACAATTTCATATGAAAAAAGCGCAGGCAGGTGTAACTCTGCTACGTTTAAGTAAGAAAAAGGGATGGGTAGTTCCACCTCCATTACATGTAAGAAATTCTGACCAAGCGTAA
- a CDS encoding Ger(x)C family spore germination protein: protein MKRWILLLIVSVFLIGCAKTKIVDDIDLVQVAAYDTEAKGKLKGTFAISAYKGGGEGETKIYSASGQTGREVLARASEKSSGPLELGQLRVIIFNEKIIDKGMQEILETLNRNPSVGNAIYLAITNVKGESLLKGNYSEEKEIASYLSSLLEQNMDNGTQPKTNFFMFLNQLNDDARDSYLPIISKKGNVLELDGIALFKRCKMVDKVNPKDLFVFKLLTDNFKQGTYQFKLPGSSNTYATIENIKARTKYKMEGNSKHPFVNAHIQVKAEIQEFTKTKNLDNPKEIKKLEKIMEKEIEKKATTLIKRFIKKDTDPIGLRKLGRTHVRKWNSQEWEESYKHLRFRVTADVKVTQSGVTE from the coding sequence ATGAAACGATGGATACTTTTGCTTATAGTAAGTGTCTTCTTAATAGGTTGTGCTAAAACGAAAATTGTGGATGACATTGACTTAGTTCAAGTTGCGGCATATGATACCGAAGCAAAAGGTAAGCTAAAAGGAACCTTTGCGATTTCAGCTTATAAAGGAGGCGGGGAAGGTGAAACGAAAATCTATTCAGCATCAGGCCAGACTGGTAGAGAAGTTCTTGCAAGAGCATCCGAAAAGTCTTCTGGACCTCTAGAGTTGGGGCAATTGCGTGTTATTATATTTAATGAAAAAATAATTGATAAGGGAATGCAGGAAATTTTAGAGACTTTGAACCGAAATCCTAGTGTAGGAAATGCAATTTATTTAGCAATTACAAATGTAAAAGGGGAATCACTATTAAAGGGGAATTATTCTGAAGAAAAAGAAATTGCTTCCTATCTATCATCTTTACTGGAGCAAAATATGGATAATGGAACGCAGCCAAAAACAAATTTTTTTATGTTTTTAAACCAACTTAATGATGATGCGAGAGATTCATATTTACCGATAATATCTAAAAAAGGTAATGTGTTGGAGTTAGATGGAATAGCACTTTTTAAAAGATGTAAAATGGTTGATAAAGTGAATCCTAAAGATTTATTTGTATTTAAATTGTTGACAGATAATTTTAAACAAGGTACATACCAATTCAAACTACCTGGTTCCTCAAATACTTACGCCACGATAGAGAATATAAAAGCTAGAACAAAATATAAGATGGAGGGGAATAGTAAGCATCCATTCGTAAATGCTCATATTCAAGTTAAAGCTGAAATTCAAGAATTTACAAAAACAAAAAATCTAGATAATCCTAAAGAAATAAAAAAATTAGAAAAAATTATGGAAAAAGAAATAGAAAAAAAAGCAACTACATTGATAAAGAGATTTATTAAAAAAGACACAGATCCTATAGGACTTAGAAAGCTTGGTAGAACTCACGTAAGAAAATGGAACAGTCAAGAATGGGAAGAATCCTATAAACATTTACGTTTTCGTGTAACAGCTGATGTAAAAGTAACCCAATCTGGTGTTACAGAATAA
- the aspA gene encoding aspartate ammonia-lyase gives MAMTNKNVRVENDFLGGKELPIEAYYGIQTLRAVENFPITGYKIHESLIRAFAIVKKAAALANTDVGRLELNKGGAIAEAAQEILDGKWHDHFIVDPIQGGAGTSMNMNANEVIANRALELLGMEKGDYHYISPNSHVNMAQSTNDAFPTAIHIATLNALEGLLQTMGYMHDVFELKAEQFDHVIKMGRTHLQDAVPIRLGQEFKAYSRVLERDMKRIQQSRQHLYEVNMGATAVGTGLNADPEYIEAVVKHLAAISELPLVGAEDLVDATQNTDAYTEVSAALKVCMMNMSKIANDLRLMASGPRVGLAEIMLPARQPGSSIMPGKVNPVMPEVINQIAFQVIGNDHTICLASEAGQLELNVMEPVLVFNLLQSISIMNNGFRAFTDNCLKGIEANEDRLKEYVEKSVGIITAVNPHIGYEAAARVAKEAIATGQSVRELCVKNGVLSQEDLELILDPFEMTHPGIAGATLLKKN, from the coding sequence ATGGCAATGACAAACAAGAACGTGCGAGTGGAGAATGATTTTTTGGGAGGAAAGGAATTACCTATTGAGGCATATTACGGAATTCAGACTTTACGCGCTGTTGAAAATTTCCCGATTACAGGGTATAAAATTCATGAAAGTTTAATTAGAGCGTTCGCAATTGTAAAAAAAGCAGCAGCGCTTGCGAATACAGATGTAGGAAGATTGGAATTGAACAAGGGCGGTGCGATCGCAGAGGCTGCTCAAGAAATTCTTGATGGAAAATGGCATGATCATTTCATCGTAGATCCAATCCAAGGCGGAGCGGGTACTTCAATGAACATGAATGCAAATGAAGTCATTGCCAATCGTGCTCTTGAATTATTAGGGATGGAAAAGGGAGACTATCATTATATTAGTCCAAATAGTCATGTAAACATGGCGCAATCAACAAACGATGCATTCCCAACGGCGATTCATATCGCAACATTAAATGCATTAGAAGGCTTATTACAAACGATGGGTTATATGCATGATGTATTTGAATTAAAAGCAGAACAGTTTGATCATGTTATTAAAATGGGTCGTACACATTTACAAGATGCTGTGCCAATCCGTCTTGGACAAGAATTTAAAGCATACTCTCGCGTACTTGAACGTGATATGAAACGAATTCAGCAATCACGTCAACACTTATATGAAGTGAACATGGGAGCAACTGCAGTTGGTACAGGCTTAAATGCAGACCCAGAATATATTGAAGCAGTTGTAAAACATTTAGCTGCAATTAGTGAACTACCACTAGTTGGTGCAGAAGACTTAGTAGATGCCACGCAAAATACGGATGCTTATACTGAAGTATCTGCAGCACTGAAAGTATGTATGATGAATATGTCTAAAATTGCGAATGACCTTCGCTTAATGGCATCAGGTCCACGTGTTGGTTTAGCAGAAATTATGTTACCAGCTCGTCAACCAGGTTCATCTATTATGCCAGGGAAAGTAAATCCTGTTATGCCAGAAGTTATTAATCAAATTGCGTTCCAAGTAATAGGTAATGATCATACAATTTGCCTTGCTTCAGAAGCAGGACAATTAGAATTAAACGTGATGGAACCAGTACTTGTTTTCAACTTACTGCAATCGATTAGCATTATGAATAACGGTTTCCGTGCCTTTACAGATAATTGCTTAAAAGGAATTGAAGCGAATGAAGATCGCTTAAAAGAGTATGTTGAGAAAAGTGTAGGAATTATTACAGCCGTGAACCCTCATATCGGTTATGAAGCAGCAGCTCGCGTTGCGAAAGAAGCAATCGCGACAGGGCAATCTGTTCGAGAACTTTGTGTGAAAAATGGTGTATTGTCACAAGAGGACTTAGAGTTAATTCTAGATCCATTCGAAATGACACACCCAGGGATTGCAGGAGCAACTCTTTTAAAGAAAAATTAA
- a CDS encoding MBL fold metallo-hydrolase — translation MDNEMNYGSDYKFIPATSIESGHGIEVLRDLFCYTIQIVNICFVGNPETNDFVLVDAGMPKCANEIISIAKDRFGTNSRPKAIILTHGHFDHVGGIIELIKHWDVHVYAHQMEIPFLTGQQSYPEPDPTVEGGMVAKMSPLFPNEPIDLGNNVKALPTDGTVPHMPEFRWIHTPGHTPGHISLFREKDRTLIAGDAFVTVKQEYLYKVITQEQEISGPPRYLTTDWKAAKESVLKLEKLKPLTAVTGHGIPMSGELLSTSLKTLVQEFDKIAVPDYGKYIDKKMH, via the coding sequence TTGGACAATGAAATGAATTATGGAAGTGATTACAAGTTTATTCCAGCAACTTCAATTGAAAGTGGTCACGGCATCGAAGTATTACGTGATTTATTTTGTTACACGATTCAAATCGTCAATATATGCTTTGTTGGAAATCCTGAGACCAATGATTTTGTTTTAGTTGATGCTGGAATGCCTAAATGTGCAAATGAAATTATCTCTATCGCTAAAGATCGATTTGGTACCAATAGTCGCCCAAAAGCAATTATTTTAACTCACGGCCATTTTGATCATGTTGGGGGAATAATTGAACTCATCAAGCATTGGGATGTTCACGTCTATGCACATCAAATGGAGATACCGTTCCTGACTGGACAACAAAGCTATCCAGAACCAGACCCTACAGTTGAAGGTGGTATGGTAGCGAAAATGTCTCCTCTGTTCCCAAACGAACCAATTGACTTAGGAAATAACGTAAAAGCGCTACCTACCGATGGAACTGTTCCCCATATGCCAGAGTTTAGATGGATTCATACACCAGGACATACTCCAGGGCATATTTCATTATTCCGAGAAAAAGACCGAACTTTAATCGCTGGGGACGCTTTTGTTACAGTGAAACAGGAGTATCTATATAAAGTAATAACCCAAGAACAGGAAATAAGCGGTCCGCCTCGTTATTTAACAACAGACTGGAAAGCCGCTAAAGAGTCAGTTCTTAAGCTAGAAAAGTTAAAGCCTCTAACCGCCGTTACTGGACACGGGATACCGATGTCGGGTGAATTGCTATCAACAAGCCTCAAAACACTCGTTCAAGAATTTGATAAAATTGCTGTACCTGATTACGGAAAATATATAGATAAAAAGATGCATTAA
- the sasP gene encoding small acid-soluble spore protein, SasP family, with amino-acid sequence MGKNNSGSRNEVLVRGAEQALDQMKYEIAQEFGVQLGADTTARSNGSVGGEITKRLVAMAEQQLGGRANR; translated from the coding sequence ATGGGAAAAAATAATAGTGGAAGTCGTAATGAAGTATTAGTTCGAGGCGCTGAACAAGCTCTTGATCAAATGAAATATGAAATTGCACAAGAGTTTGGTGTACAACTTGGTGCAGATACAACAGCTCGTTCAAACGGATCTGTTGGTGGTGAAATTACAAAACGTTTAGTAGCAATGGCAGAACAACAACTTGGTGGTAGAGCTAACCGCTAA
- a CDS encoding YndM family protein produces MKHIVALLIKYTAITAVLLIILSIFQGISIPRVLLISLFLTGAAYLIGDLFILPKYGNMIATMADFGLSFFGTWLLTSLFTNLDATRNIGFSSFLAALIIGGIEVFFHIYMQKLVLRNDNELREHNHIPHDKYAMEISDEYMDSSTINKSKLEDTPKK; encoded by the coding sequence ATGAAACATATTGTTGCTTTATTAATTAAGTACACAGCGATAACTGCAGTATTGCTAATCATTCTCAGTATCTTTCAAGGCATTTCAATTCCTAGAGTATTACTAATTTCTCTTTTTCTTACGGGAGCTGCCTATTTAATCGGAGACCTCTTCATTTTACCTAAATACGGAAATATGATTGCTACAATGGCAGATTTCGGCTTAAGCTTTTTCGGAACTTGGTTACTAACATCCTTGTTTACTAATTTAGATGCTACTCGTAATATTGGATTTTCTTCATTTTTAGCTGCTTTAATTATTGGCGGAATAGAAGTTTTCTTCCACATTTATATGCAGAAGTTAGTACTGCGTAATGACAATGAATTAAGAGAACATAATCATATTCCCCATGATAAATACGCTATGGAGATATCAGATGAATATATGGATTCTTCCACAATAAATAAGTCCAAGCTTGAGGATACACCTAAAAAATAA
- a CDS encoding GerAB/ArcD/ProY family transporter translates to MKQIPIEYQVSPYMVFFLIITIQMGVGMLGFERISAKLVGNDAWISTLLFGISVNLMIWIIYQILNQGNGDIIAINQDVLGKWIGGLFNFIFLSYIVLLGATTLHTYIEVVHVWMFPSISSWIIAGAFLGLCYYIVTGGFRVVAGIGFFGIVIPSILIFTFFYPLQYADFQNLFPIAQHSFLEIMKGMKGNMFSFFGFEMLLLYYPFIKKARTSQKYAHYANLVTTIVYTYLMILTLAFFSEKQLASAIWAYLSMIKIIQFPFIERFEYIIVSVWAFFILPNVSFTLWGVSRGIKEALGIKQKYVLPVIILFIFVLSFFLNNRNKINLLNTWTGQIGFVYIYVYLPILWLIQTAKIKLRR, encoded by the coding sequence ATGAAACAGATCCCAATTGAGTATCAAGTCTCTCCATATATGGTGTTTTTTTTAATTATTACTATACAGATGGGGGTTGGTATGCTTGGTTTTGAAAGGATTAGTGCAAAATTAGTTGGAAATGATGCGTGGATTAGCACGCTGCTTTTTGGAATATCTGTTAATCTTATGATTTGGATCATATATCAGATTTTAAATCAGGGTAATGGAGATATCATTGCAATCAATCAAGATGTACTTGGAAAATGGATTGGTGGATTGTTCAACTTCATTTTTTTATCTTATATTGTATTGTTAGGTGCAACAACACTACATACCTATATCGAAGTAGTACATGTTTGGATGTTTCCTTCCATTTCATCTTGGATTATAGCAGGGGCTTTTTTGGGTCTATGTTATTACATTGTGACTGGAGGATTTCGTGTAGTTGCTGGAATCGGCTTCTTTGGAATCGTTATCCCAAGCATTCTAATCTTCACATTTTTTTATCCTTTGCAGTATGCAGATTTTCAGAATTTATTTCCAATTGCACAGCATTCATTCCTAGAAATCATGAAAGGAATGAAAGGAAATATGTTTAGTTTTTTTGGATTTGAAATGTTATTGTTGTACTACCCATTTATTAAAAAGGCAAGAACCTCTCAAAAATATGCGCACTATGCAAATTTAGTAACGACTATTGTCTACACATACCTTATGATTTTAACTCTTGCGTTTTTTAGTGAAAAACAACTAGCGAGCGCGATATGGGCATATTTAAGCATGATTAAAATTATACAATTTCCCTTTATAGAGCGGTTTGAATACATTATTGTTTCTGTTTGGGCTTTTTTTATATTACCTAACGTTTCCTTTACATTATGGGGAGTAAGTCGTGGTATAAAAGAGGCACTGGGAATAAAGCAAAAATATGTTTTGCCAGTTATCATCCTGTTCATCTTTGTTTTATCATTTTTCTTGAATAACCGTAATAAAATTAACTTATTAAATACTTGGACAGGTCAAATTGGCTTTGTATATATATATGTATACCTACCTATATTATGGCTAATTCAAACCGCCAAAATAAAGTTAAGGAGATAA
- the ansR gene encoding HTH-type transcriptional regulator AnsR, which yields MLERLSKLRKNQKWSLQETADRLGIAKSTYAGYENGYRLPSLQSLSKIADLFDTSVDYILGRIEHSHQNKDVIDITRLLNDPDPTLLIDGEALSTEEIIDFIAFVRSKRELSSKRIENIEPTCKS from the coding sequence ATGCTGGAACGTTTATCTAAATTAAGAAAAAATCAAAAATGGTCCTTACAAGAGACAGCAGATCGACTTGGGATTGCGAAAAGCACCTATGCCGGGTATGAAAATGGTTATAGATTACCTTCATTACAATCTTTATCAAAAATAGCCGATTTATTTGATACATCTGTAGATTATATATTAGGCCGAATTGAACATTCACATCAAAACAAAGATGTAATTGATATTACAAGACTCCTAAACGATCCAGATCCAACACTTTTAATAGATGGAGAAGCACTGTCAACAGAAGAGATAATAGATTTTATTGCTTTTGTGAGAAGTAAACGAGAACTAAGTTCCAAGAGAATAGAAAATATTGAACCAACATGTAAAAGTTGA
- the ansA gene encoding asparaginase yields the protein MKKILLLATGGTIASVEGNEGLVPGLSAEELLNYFSKSSRNLEIDCKILMNIDSTNMQPEHWKEIANAVFNHYDDYDGFVITHGTDTLAYTSSALSYMLQGLRKPVVLTGSQVPISFKKTDAKKNVADALRFACEDVGGVFIVFDSRVIIGTRAVKMRTKSYDAFESVNYPYVAEVNEDEVKYHWKPTSSHNELSINTNLCTDVFLMKLYPGTKPEIFDCLKDLYKGIIIESFGNGGLLFEGRNLLSKIQELTEMGIAVVITTQCLEEGEDILLYEVGRKVAQHQVILSGDMNTEAIIAKLMWALGKTNKLEEIKKIIEEPLAYDLTIKSDKDW from the coding sequence ATGAAGAAAATTTTATTACTTGCAACTGGTGGGACAATTGCATCTGTGGAGGGGAATGAGGGGCTTGTTCCAGGATTGTCCGCTGAGGAATTATTGAATTATTTTTCGAAGTCTTCTCGAAACTTAGAAATAGATTGCAAAATCTTAATGAATATTGATAGTACCAATATGCAACCTGAGCACTGGAAAGAAATAGCTAATGCTGTTTTTAATCACTATGATGACTATGACGGGTTTGTGATTACACATGGAACGGATACGTTAGCTTATACATCTTCTGCGTTATCTTATATGCTGCAAGGTTTAAGAAAACCAGTTGTTTTAACAGGTTCACAAGTACCTATTAGTTTTAAAAAGACAGACGCAAAAAAAAATGTAGCTGATGCTCTTAGGTTTGCCTGTGAGGATGTAGGCGGTGTGTTTATTGTTTTTGATAGTAGGGTGATTATTGGGACGAGAGCAGTTAAAATGCGAACAAAAAGTTATGATGCATTTGAAAGTGTGAATTATCCATATGTTGCTGAGGTAAATGAAGATGAAGTGAAATATCATTGGAAGCCAACGTCTTCCCATAATGAACTTTCAATAAATACTAATTTATGTACGGATGTTTTTCTTATGAAATTGTATCCAGGTACAAAACCAGAGATATTTGATTGTTTAAAAGATTTGTATAAAGGAATTATTATTGAAAGTTTTGGAAACGGTGGATTACTTTTTGAAGGAAGGAACTTGCTTTCGAAAATTCAAGAGTTGACTGAAATGGGGATTGCTGTAGTGATTACTACTCAATGCCTGGAAGAAGGAGAAGACATACTTCTCTATGAAGTAGGACGGAAAGTGGCACAACATCAAGTAATATTGTCTGGAGATATGAATACGGAAGCCATCATAGCAAAATTGATGTGGGCGCTTGGGAAAACTAATAAATTAGAAGAGATTAAAAAAATTATTGAAGAGCCTTTAGCCTACGATTTAACAATAAAATCTGATAAGGATTGGTAA